Proteins from one Microcaecilia unicolor chromosome 2, aMicUni1.1, whole genome shotgun sequence genomic window:
- the TICAM2 gene encoding TIR domain-containing adapter molecule 2, giving the protein MTVHDLMGIGCSKQNCMSPVQTDGNIKSGNRALKVLKEGSETHTPSQVKEEILEKKQTENDEEELDLSDKDVFYKFVILHAESDTNEALRLQGLLQNAFHIRPGIIFADMPAGRQRLQNLEDAVNGSAWTIILLTENFLRETWCEFQAYASLMNSVNKQHKYNSVIPVRPAANWLPRDRTPLALQAICALEEGKPAFAKQVEKTFQESLYKKQQAIWKKEQELANQHQQNP; this is encoded by the coding sequence ATGACAGTACATGACCTGATGGGCATTGGCTGTTCGAAACAGAATTGTATGTCTCCCGTTCAAACGGATGGAAATATTAAAAGTGGGAATCGGGCTCTGAAAGTCTTGAAGGAGGGTTCTGAGACACACACTCCTTCCCAAGTGAAGGAAGAGATTCTTGAGAAGAAGCAAACTGAGAATGACGAGGAGGAGCTGGATTTAAGTGACAAGGATGTTTTCTACAAGTTTGTGATTCTGCATGCTGAAAGTGATACAAACGAGGCTCTCAGACTACAGGGTTTGCTGCAAAATGCATTTCACATCAGACCAGGCATCATCTTTGCTGACATGCCTGCTGGTAGACAACGGCTGCAAAACTTAGAAGATGCTGTGAATGGGTCTGCGTGGACAATCATCCTGTTGACAGAAAACTTTCTCAGAGAGACATGGTGTGAGTTTCAGGCCTACGCTTCTCTGATGAACTCAGTTAACAAACAGCATAAGTACAACTCAGTGATACCTGTCAGGCCGGCAGCAAATTGGCTTCCGAGAGACAGGACACCACTTGCTTTGCAGGCTATCTGTGCCCTGGAagaagggaaacctgcctttgcTAAACAGGTGGAGAAAACGTTTCAGGAATCCTTGTATAAAAAGCAACAAGCAATATGGAAGAAAGAGCAAGAGTTGGCAAATCAACATCAACAAAACCCATGA